One part of the Candida albicans SC5314 chromosome R, complete sequence genome encodes these proteins:
- the ARO2 gene encoding bifunctional chorismate synthase/riboflavin reductase [NAD(P)H] (Putative chorismate synthase; fungal-specific (no human or murine homolog); protein level decreased in stationary phase yeast cultures; GlcNAc-induced protein) translates to MSTLFAVEKKKILKNLFLNISTSVIKDKSLTTNNNMSSFGTLFKVTTYGESHCKSVGCIVDGCPPGMSLTEADIQPQLTRRRPGQSKLSTPRDEKDLVEIQSGTENGLTLGSPIGMIVRNKDHRPGDYSETDLYPRPSHADWTYIQKYGTKSSSGGGRSSARETIGRVAAGAIAEKILAKVNNVEIVAFVSAIGEISMSKSPQDAKFQELLNTITREQVDGVGPIRCPDANVREEMVKVIEKYRDAKDSIGGVVTCVIRNCPIGLGEPCFDKLEAKLAHAMLSLPATKGFEFGSGFEGIKIPGSKHNDAFYYDENFGRLRTETNNSGGIQGGISNGENIYFSVAFKSAATISQEQETATYDGKSGVLAARGRHDPSVTPRAVPIVEAMTALVLCDEYMIQQARTSTRLLVQDN, encoded by the coding sequence ATGAGCACACTCTTTgcagttgaaaaaaaaaaaattttgaaaaatttatttttgaacaTATCAACATCAGTTATCAAagataaatcattaacaacaaacaacaacatgtCGTCCTTTGGAACATTATTTAAAGTTACTACATATGGGGAATCACACTGTAAATCAGTTGGGTGTATTGTTGATGGGTGTCCACCAGGGATGTCATTAACTGAAGCAGATATTCAACCACAATTGACTCGTAGACGTCCAGGTCAAAGTAAATTATCTACCCCAAGagatgaaaaagatttagTTGAAATACAAAGTGGAACTGAGAATGGATTAACTTTGGGTTCACCTATTGGAATGATTGTGAGAAATAAAGATCATCGTCCTGGTGATTACAGTGAGACCGATTTGTATCCAAGACCAAGTCATGCCGATTGGACCTATATACAGAAATACGGAACCAAATCTAGttctggtggtggtagatCATCTGCTAGAGAAACTATTGGTAGAGTTGCCGCAGGAGCCATTGCAGAAAAGATTTTGGCCAAAGTGAATAatgttgaaattgttgcCTTTGTAAGTGCTATTGGTGAAATATCTATGAGTAAATCTCCTCAAGATGCAAAATTCCAAGAACTTTTAAACACTATCACTAGAGAACAAGTCGATGGTGTAGGTCCAATAAGATGTCCAGATGCAAATGTCCGTGAAGAAATGGTTAAAgtgattgaaaaatatcgTGATGCTAAAGATTCCATTGGTGGTGTTGTCACTTGTGTTATCAGAAATTGTCCAATTGGATTAGGTGAACCATGTTTCGATAAATTGGAAGCTAAATTGGCTCATGCCATGTTATCATTACCCGCTACCAAAGGGTTTGAATTTGGTTCTGGATTTGAAGGTATCAAGATCCCTGGTTCAAAACATAACGATGCATTCTATTATGATGAAAATTTCGGAAGATTAAGAACTGAAACAAACAATAGTGGTGGTATCCAAGGAGGAATCTCAAACGGTGAAAACATTTATTTCTCAGTTGCCTTCAAATCGGCTGCTACTATCAgtcaagaacaagaaactGCCACTTATGATGGTAAAAGTGGTGTTTTGGCTGCTAGAGGTAGACACGATCCAAGTGTCACCCCAAGAGCAGTTCCAATTGTCGAAGCCATGACTGCATTAGTGTTATGTGACGAATATATGATTCAACAAGCTAGAACTTCAACTAGATTATTGGTGCAAGACAATTAA